DNA from Pseudomonas putida:
CCCAGCTGGCGGGTGCACGCCCATTGCGCCTGCTCAGCCTGCCGTGCTCGACCGGCGAGGAGCCGTATTCGCTGGCCATGGCCTTGCTCGACGCTGGCATCGCGCCAGGGGCATTGCTGATTGATGCTATGGACATCAGCCCCAGTTCGGTAGCCAAGGCAAGGCTGGCCGTGTATGGGCGCAATGCCTTTCGTGGCAGCGAACTGGGCTTTCGTGAGCGCTACTTCGATGCCCTCGACGAAGGCCATCGCCTGCATGAACGGGTACGCCAGCAAGTCAGCCTGCAGGTGGGCAACGTGCTTGACCCGGCGTTGGCCAGCCGCGATGGCCTGTATGACTTCGTGTTCTGTCGCAACCTGTTGATTTATTTCGACGTGCCGACCCAGCAGCGTGTGTTCGAGGTGCTCAAACGCCTGCTGCATCTGCAGGGTGTGCTGTTCATCGGCCCGGCCGAGGGCAGCTTGCTGGCACGCCTGGGCATGCGTCCGCTGGGGATCCCCCAGTCGTTTGCCTATGTGCGTCAGGAAGGCGACAGCGCCCCGATGGACGTGGTACCCGCCCAACCGGTGAAGCGAACGTTGGCGACGTTGCCCACAGCGGGGTATCCACCGCCCAGCGCGCCGTTGCCACCGCCGCTGCGAGTGTTGCCTGTGGCGGCCAGGCCGGCGCCGGCCCGCGAGCACAAGCACGAGGGGGCCAGTGAGTTGCTGGCCAGCATTGCCCGCCTGGCCAATGCCGGTGCCAGCGAGCAGGCCCGGGGCGAGTGCCAGCGCTACCTGGGCCAGTACCCGCCGTCGGCGCAGGTGTACTACTGGCTGGGGCTGCTCAGTGATACCGAAGGCGATGCGCAGCAGGCGCTGACCCACTACCGCAAGGCCCTGTACCTGGAACCACAGCACCCCGAGGCGCTGGTGCACCTGGCGGCCTTGCTGGCGGCCCAGGGTGACCTGGCCGGTGCCCGGCGCCTGCAGGAACGGGCGGCGCGGGCTGGCCGGGAGTCTGAACGATGAACAGTGAATCCGCGATGCAGTTGCTGGCCGAGGATGACGCGCACATCGACGACTGCTGGAACCGCATTGGCGTGCATGGCGACAAGCAGTGCCCGCTGCTGGAGCAGCATGTTCATTGCCGCAATTGCGAGGTGTATGCCGCCGCGGCCACGCGTTTGCTCGACCGCTATGCGCTGATGCAGGACCACCAGGCTGCAGTAGCGCAGCCGGTCGAAGAAAACACCGGCCGCTCCATGCTGCTGTTCCGCCTGGGCGAAGAGTGGCTGGCGCTGGCTACCGCCTGCCTGGCCGAGATCGCCCCGTTGCAGGCGGTGCATTCGCTGCCGCATCAGCGCTCGCGGCTGCTGCAGGGGGTTGCCAATGTGCGCGGTGCGTTGGTGCCGTGCCTGTCACTGGCTGACTTGCTGGGTGTGCAAGCCGGTACCGCCGAGCAGCGTGGCGGCCGGGCGATGCCACGCATGCTGATTCTGGCCGCCGAAGGTGGGCCGGTGGTGATGGCCGTCGAGGAAATCGACGGTATTCACCGGCTCGACCCACTGTTGCTTGGCAGCGGCCAGGACGCCACACGCTTCACCGCCGCAGTCCTGCAGTGGCGCGGCCGCAGTGTGCGGGTGCTGGACGATCAACACTTACTGTCTGCCGTGCAGCGGAGCTTGTCATGACCCCAGAGCAAATGCGCGACGCATCGTTGCTCGAACTGTTCAGCCTAGAGGCCGAGGCGCAGACCCAGGTGCTCAGTGCCGGCCTGATGGCATTGGAGCGCAATCCCACCCAGGCCGACCAGCTCGAGGCCTGCATGCGCGCCGCCCACTCGCTCAAGGGGGCCGCGCGCATCGTCGGGGTGGATGCGGGCGTCAGTGTCGCCCATGTCATGGAGGATTGCCTGGTAGCGGCCCAGGAAGGCCGTCTGCGGCTGACCGCCGAGCATATCGATGCACTCTTGCAAGGCACCGACCTGCTGATGCGCATCGCCACGCCAGGCGATGCCGGCGCGCAGGCGACCTTGCCGGTGTTTCTTGCGCAAATGGCCAACCTGCTTGACCCAGGCGCTGCTGCCATTCCTGCGGCGCCGTTGGTGGCACCCGTGCTGCCGGAGCCACCCCCGGCAACCCCGACGTCGGCCCCGTTGGTGGTGCCAGCCGAACCGCCGGAACCAGAGCCCGAGCCCCAGCCGGCCCTGCGGCGCAAGGCCGGCAAGCGCGCCGGGGAAGGTGCCGAGCGGGTACTGCGTGTTACCGCCGACCGCCTCAATAGCCTGCTCGACCTGTCCAGCAAGTCGCTGGTGGAAACCCAGCGGCTCAAGCCTTACCTGGCCACCCTGCAGCGCCTCAAACGCATGCACGGCCAAGGCATGCAGGCGCTCGATGGCTTGCGTATGCAGCTGGAAGACAGTGGCCAGCGCAGCGAGGTGCTCGAAGCCCTGGCGCAAACCCAGCGCCTGCTGGCGGAAACCCAGCAGATCCTGCAGCAACAGGCTGCGGACCTGGACGAATTCGGCTGGCAGGCCAGCCAGCGTGCACAATTACTGTATGACACGGCTCTGGCTTGCCGAATGCGGCCGTTTGCCGACGTGCTGACTGGGCAGAGCCGCATGGTCCGTGACCTGGGCCGCTCGCTGGGCAAACCGGTGCGCTTGGTGGTGGAAGGGGAGAAAACCCAGGTCGACCGCGATGTGCTGGAAAAACTCGAAGCACCGCTGACCCACTTGTTGCGCAATGCCGTCGACCACGGCATCGAACTGCCCGAGCGGCGCCTGCTGGCGGCCAAGCCGGACGAGGGGGAGATCCGCCTGAGGGCGTCGCACCAGGCCGGCATGCTCAGCCTGGAGCTGATCGACGATGGCGCCGGCATCGACCTGGAGCGCTTGCGCAGCAACATCGTCGAGCGTGCCCTGTCGCCGGCCGACACGGTGGCGCGGATGAGTGAAGCGGAGCTGCTGACGTTCCTGTTCCTGCCCGGTTTCAGCCTGCGCGACAAGGTTACCGAAGTGTCCGGGCGCGGCGTGGGGCTGGATGCGGTGCAGCACATGATCCGCGAGCTGCGCGGCTCGATCGAGCTGACTCAGGTGGCGGGGCAGGGGTGTCGCTTCCATCTGCAGGTGCCACTGACCCTGTCGGTGGTGCGCAGCCTGGTGGTCGAGGTGGGCGGTGAGGCTTACGCTTTCCCGCTGGCCCATATCGAACGCACGCTGGAAGTGACCGCCGAACAGATCGTGCAGATCGAAGGGCGTCAGCACTTCTGGCACGAAGGCCGGCATATTGGCCTGGTGGCCGCCAGCCAGTTGCTCAACCGCCCGGCCGGGCAAAGCGACGAAGCCAGCCTGCGGGTGGTGGTGATCCGTGAGCGCGAGCAGCTGTACGGCGTGGCCGTGGAGCGGCTGGTGGGCGAACGGGTGCTGGTGGTGATGCCCCTCGACCCACGGCTGGGCAAGGTACAGGACATTTCCTCCGGTGCCTTGCTCGATGATGGCTCGGTGGTGCTGATCGTCGATGTCGAAGACTTGCTGCGGTCGGTGGAAAAACTGCTCAGCACCGGTAGCCTGGAGCGCATCGAGCGCGGCAGCAGCGGTGCCCGTGGGGTGGCCCGCAAGCGCATCCTGGTGGTCGACGATTCGCTGACCGTGCGCGAACTGCAGCGCAAGCTGTTGGGTAACCGTGGCTACGACGTGGCAGTGGCAGTCGATGGCATGGACGGCTGGAACGCCCTGCGCGGTGAGGACTTCGATTTGCTGATCACCGACATCGACATGCCGCGCATGGACGGCATCGAGCTGGTCACCCTGGTGCGTCGCGACCAGCGGCTGCAGTCGTTGCCGGTGATGGTGGTGTCCTACAAAGACCGTGAGGAAGACCGACGGCGTGGTCTGGATGCTGGCGCGGACTACTATTTGGCGAAAGCCAGTTTCCACGACGATGCGTTGCTGGATGCTGTAGTCGAGCTGATCGGAGGTGCTCAGGGATGAAGATCGCCATCGTCAATGACATGCCCATGGCCGTGGAGGCGTTACGCCGGGCAGTGGCCTTCGAGCCCGCGCACCAGGTGGTGTGGGTGGCCAGCAATGGTGCCGAGGCGGTGCAGCGCTGCTGCGAACAACTGCCCGACCTGATTCTCATGGACCTGATCATGCCGGTGATGGACGGTGTCGAGGCGACCCGGCGGATCATGGCCGAAACCCCGTGCGCCATCGTCATCGTCACGGTCGACCGCAAGCAAAACGTGCACCGGGTGTTCGAGGCGATGGGCCATGGCGCTCTCGATGTGGTCGACACCCCGGCGTTGGGTGCTGGCGATGCCCGCGAAGCGGCGGCCCCCCTGCTGCGCAAAATCCTCGATATCGGCTGGCTGGTCGGTCAGCAGCGTGCCCCAGCCGCAAGGCCGGTAGCCGCTCCGCTGCGCGAGGCTTCGCAGCGTCGCGGGCTGGTGGCAATTGGCTCGTCGGCGGGCGGCCCGGCGGCGCTCGAAGTGTTGCTCAAGAGCTTGCCGGCAGCGTTTCCGGCGGCCGTCGTGCTGGTCCAGCATGTGGACCAGGTGTTTGCCGCAGGCATGGCCGAAT
Protein-coding regions in this window:
- a CDS encoding CheR family methyltransferase — translated: MNEQRFFRFLRERIGLDVESVGAPMVERALRQRCVAAGAMDLDDYWLRLQQSADEQQALIEAVIVPETWFFRYPESFTALASLAHKRLAQLAGARPLRLLSLPCSTGEEPYSLAMALLDAGIAPGALLIDAMDISPSSVAKARLAVYGRNAFRGSELGFRERYFDALDEGHRLHERVRQQVSLQVGNVLDPALASRDGLYDFVFCRNLLIYFDVPTQQRVFEVLKRLLHLQGVLFIGPAEGSLLARLGMRPLGIPQSFAYVRQEGDSAPMDVVPAQPVKRTLATLPTAGYPPPSAPLPPPLRVLPVAARPAPAREHKHEGASELLASIARLANAGASEQARGECQRYLGQYPPSAQVYYWLGLLSDTEGDAQQALTHYRKALYLEPQHPEALVHLAALLAAQGDLAGARRLQERAARAGRESER
- a CDS encoding chemotaxis protein CheW, yielding MNSESAMQLLAEDDAHIDDCWNRIGVHGDKQCPLLEQHVHCRNCEVYAAAATRLLDRYALMQDHQAAVAQPVEENTGRSMLLFRLGEEWLALATACLAEIAPLQAVHSLPHQRSRLLQGVANVRGALVPCLSLADLLGVQAGTAEQRGGRAMPRMLILAAEGGPVVMAVEEIDGIHRLDPLLLGSGQDATRFTAAVLQWRGRSVRVLDDQHLLSAVQRSLS
- a CDS encoding hybrid sensor histidine kinase/response regulator, whose translation is MTPEQMRDASLLELFSLEAEAQTQVLSAGLMALERNPTQADQLEACMRAAHSLKGAARIVGVDAGVSVAHVMEDCLVAAQEGRLRLTAEHIDALLQGTDLLMRIATPGDAGAQATLPVFLAQMANLLDPGAAAIPAAPLVAPVLPEPPPATPTSAPLVVPAEPPEPEPEPQPALRRKAGKRAGEGAERVLRVTADRLNSLLDLSSKSLVETQRLKPYLATLQRLKRMHGQGMQALDGLRMQLEDSGQRSEVLEALAQTQRLLAETQQILQQQAADLDEFGWQASQRAQLLYDTALACRMRPFADVLTGQSRMVRDLGRSLGKPVRLVVEGEKTQVDRDVLEKLEAPLTHLLRNAVDHGIELPERRLLAAKPDEGEIRLRASHQAGMLSLELIDDGAGIDLERLRSNIVERALSPADTVARMSEAELLTFLFLPGFSLRDKVTEVSGRGVGLDAVQHMIRELRGSIELTQVAGQGCRFHLQVPLTLSVVRSLVVEVGGEAYAFPLAHIERTLEVTAEQIVQIEGRQHFWHEGRHIGLVAASQLLNRPAGQSDEASLRVVVIREREQLYGVAVERLVGERVLVVMPLDPRLGKVQDISSGALLDDGSVVLIVDVEDLLRSVEKLLSTGSLERIERGSSGARGVARKRILVVDDSLTVRELQRKLLGNRGYDVAVAVDGMDGWNALRGEDFDLLITDIDMPRMDGIELVTLVRRDQRLQSLPVMVVSYKDREEDRRRGLDAGADYYLAKASFHDDALLDAVVELIGGAQG
- the wspF gene encoding Wsp signal transduction system protein-glutamate methylesterase WspF (signal transduction system involved in biofilm formation) — its product is MKIAIVNDMPMAVEALRRAVAFEPAHQVVWVASNGAEAVQRCCEQLPDLILMDLIMPVMDGVEATRRIMAETPCAIVIVTVDRKQNVHRVFEAMGHGALDVVDTPALGAGDAREAAAPLLRKILDIGWLVGQQRAPAARPVAAPLREASQRRGLVAIGSSAGGPAALEVLLKSLPAAFPAAVVLVQHVDQVFAAGMAEWLSSAAGLPVRLAREGEPPQPGQVLLAGTNHHIRLLQNGQLAYTAEPVNEIYRPSIDVFFESVARYWNGDAVGVLLTGMGRDGAQGLKLMRQQGFLTIAQDQASSAVYGMPKAAAAIDAAVEIRPLERIAGRLTDFFAK